The Calliphora vicina chromosome 3, idCalVici1.1, whole genome shotgun sequence genome contains a region encoding:
- the LOC135955945 gene encoding probable isoaspartyl peptidase/L-asparaginase CG7860 produces the protein MEAILLVHGGAGDITDARVDGKLDGMKQALRSAKEHLWPSSGEDGNALDAVEAAVREMECNGNFNAGYGACLNLEEKAEVEASIMDGAELKAGCVTLLHDILHPISVARCVMEKTKHSFLGGTAAQKFALEQGFEQLEDGSLVTKDALLALNEFKNLQAKGLDTTYARTELDVPGEPGTVGAVAIDSKGNIAVATSTGGITGKVPGRIGDTPLLGCGTYADNSIGGVSTTGHGETIMRFNLAQQILSKIRYEKKTAQQATEDACKEMTERLIGTAGAITIDRKGQIGIYWTSKRMAWAYTKGTNIICGINHNEKFIEEL, from the exons ATGGAAGCAATTTTACTTGTACACGGTGGAGCGGGAGATATCACAGATGCTAGGGTAGACGGAAAATTGGATGGTATGAAACAGGCTTTACGATCTGCAAAAGAGCATTTATGGCCTTCAAGTGGGGAAGACGGTAATGCATTGGATGCAGTTGAGGCTGCCGTTCGAGAAATGGAATGCAATGGGAACTTTAATGCTGGCTATGGTGCTTGTTTAAATCTCGAAGAAAAAGCAGAAGTTGAAGCCAGTATTATGGATGGTGCTGAGCTTAAAGCTGGCTGTGTAACACTTTTGCATGATATTTTACATCCAATATCAGTGGCGAGATGTGTAATGGAAAAAACTAAACACTCGTTTTTGGGAGGAACTGCTGCACAAAAATTTGCATTGGAACAAGGTTTTGAGCAATTGGAAG ATGGTTCTTTGGTTACGAAGGACGCTCTTCTGGCGTTAAACGAATTTAAAAACTTACAAGCTAAAGGTTTAGATACTACATATGCTAGAACAGAACTGGATGTTCCTGGTGAGCCCGGTACAGTTGGAGCCGTAGCTATAGATAGTAAGGGTAACATAGCAGTTGCCACCTCAACGGGAGGTATTACTGGAAAAGTACCAGGTCGCATTGGAGATACTCCACTTTTGGGTTGTGGTACGTATGCCGATAACTCGATTGGGGGTGTATCAACTACCGGTCATGGAGAGACCATTATGCGTTTTAATTTAGCTCAACAAATTCTATCGAAAATCCGATATGAAAAAAAGACAGCACAACAGGCCACGGAAGATGCCTGCAAAGAAATGACTGAACGTTTAATCGGTACAGCAGGGGCAATAACAATTGACAGAAAAGGTCAAATTGGCATATATTGGACATCGAAACGCATGGCGTGGGCTTATACAAAAGGTACGAATATAATTTGTGGAATTAATCATAATGAAAAGTTCATAGAAGAATTGTAA
- the BtbVII gene encoding AF4/FMR2 family member lilli isoform X1, translating into MSVQQFCLRWNNHQPNFISVCSSLLHNGTLVDVTLAAEGRQLQAHKIVLSACSSYFQTLFTTNPCQHPIVILKDVQYDDLKTMVDFMYYGEVNVSQEQLPHILKTAEMLKIKGLAEMPTDPANLTKSDSKSSNDATELVGSGGNNGQLGGGGGGGNSGGGSSAGGGNNSSGGLGSSSGGGSVSDSIWGSTESQFQQQQQQQQQQHQQHHQQLQQQQQQQQQHHHQQQQQQQQLHTQLQNSQTQTSQQQQQQQQQQQQHHQQQLRRTPSPLGAGASPATRRKRLRKSSNNGSGERTNSEDHNTSLDAATAGGLTLSQMSQMSFGGAAINSALGGLAAHSLHTAKLLKEASNNDLETNPQDSDSLDDTHGHVHMQIKPEVDMSGVPQSMPLDISGATTPSEHDAPNSQSAHSEDTKASISCGLSMAQSPQQQQQQHLEHQTQQPAQMGTKRNRVLTRQPRVKRDSDSLSNNQISPEPTTGSLDFEPFSTSQTLYSSTVHGLHHMATHHHHHHHGHHHLLTVPPRIERHSSEPAPSLSPNSPHLLSVPQTTPFLVKQHSDPLLPSQHSAHLAGGSGNLTNPFAPLHRQYSHPLTGTSGTYLASSAPLQHSHHISLPESIYETASPPPAGSSQYIVPQTNTQPLQAPPSSSNNNNASTSTSSASPTKSLSLPQFTTTYMANERSNSASVACSPPIPRVPTVQLTERSASEDNASTTAQTTHSTSGASSSTSSAVNANKFRNSKSVSAVMLTERGGGTSANSGGSGSFEHLPTLRVRNEELQRSVSSPQTNREIITLENPRSSHCPVIRPGPALGCNFCWNTIDGHGRILRRKTKYHCPECQTNLCIVPCFQEYHERLNNEIEAASASNTSTTNTSSRVTNSSSSSSANTSSNNNNQQQETRTNAQTSNTTSSSNRHYTKTETF; encoded by the exons ATGTCAGtgcaacaattttgtttacgcTGGAATAATCATCAGCCAAATTTCATTTCGGTCTGCTCGTCTCTACTACACAATGGTACATTGGTTGATGTTACACTGGCTGCTGAAGGCAGGCAATTGCAAGCtcacaaaattgttttatcagcATGCAGTTCATATTTTCAG ACCCTCTTTACCACCAATCCCTGTCAACATCCGATCGTTATATTAAAAGACGTGCAATATGATGATCTTAAAACAATGGTCGATTTTATGTATTATGGAGAGGTGAATGTGTCGCAAGAGCAACTGCCGCACATACTGAAGACGGCAGAAATGCTTAAAATAAAAGGTCTCGCCGAAATGCCCACCGATcctgccaatttaaccaaatcTGATAGTAAATCATCAAATGATGCTACAGAGTTGGTGGGTAGCGGTGGCAATAATGGACAGTTAGGTGGTGGCGGCGGTGGTGGTAACAGTGGAGGCGGCAGCAGTGCAGGCGGTGGTAATAACAGTAGTGGTGGTTTGGGCAGTAGTAGTGGCGGTGGCAGTGTCAGCGATTCAATATGGGGTAGTACCGAATCACAAtttcaacagcagcaacaacaacagcaacaacaacatcaacagcatcatcaacagttacaacaacagcagcagcaacaacagcaacaccatcatcaacaacaacagcagcagcaacagttACACACCCAACTGCAAAATAGTCAAACACAAACctcacaacaacagcaacaacaacagcagcagcaacaacaacatcatcagcaaCAGCTACGACGTACACCGTCTCCATTAGGCGCTGGCGCCTCACCAGCTACCAGACGAAAACGTTTAAGAAAATCCTCAAATAATG GATCCGGTGAACGTACTAATTCCGAAGACCATAACACTTCTTTGGATGCAGCCACAGCAGGTGGCCTAACCTTGTCCCAAATGAGTCAAATGTCATTTGGTGGTGCAGCTATAAATAGTGCTCTCGGTGGTTTAGCCGCACACTCCTTGCACACAGCTAAATTACTTAAAGAAGCCTCTAATAATGATTTGGAAACAAATCCCCAAGATTCAGATAGTTTAGATGATACCCATGGACATGTACATATgcaaatt aaACCCGAAGTTGATATGAGCGGAGTGCCACAGTCTATGCCATTGGATATATCGGGTGCCACAACGCCCTCTGAACATGATGCTCCAAATTCACAATCCGCACATTCAG AAGATACAAAAGCCTCTATCAGTTGCGGCTTAAGTATGGCACAATCtccccaacaacaacaacaacaacatttggAACATCAAACCCAACAACCGGCTCAAATGGGAACTAAACGCAATCGTGTACTTACAAGACAACCGCGTGTTAAACGAGACAGCGATAGTCTTTCCAATAATCAAATATCACCCGAACCAACCACTGGTAGCTTAGATTTTGAACCATTTAGTACATCACAAACGCTCTATTCATCCACCGTCCATGGTTTGCATCATATGGCAACGCATCATCATCACCACCATCACGGTCATCATCACTTGTTAACCGTACCACCGCGCATAGAACGTCATTCTTCGGAACCGGCACCAAGTCTATCACCAAATTCACCCCACCTCCTCAGTGTACCTCAGACGACACCATTTTTGGTCAAACAGCACTCAGATCCTCTATTGCCGAGTCAACATTCAGCCCATCTAGCGGGCGGCAGTGGTAATCTTACAAATCCTTTTGCTCCCTTGCATCGACAATATTCACATCCTTTGACGGGTACAAGTGGTACTTATCTGGCATCTAGTGCACCCCTACAACATTCACATCACATATCACTACCCGAATCTATATACGAGACGGCATCACCACCACCAGCCGGCTCTTCGCAATACATAGTACCCCAAACGAACACACAACCATTGCAGGCACCCCCATCATCCAGCAATAATAACAATGCTAGTACAAGTACATCATCCGCAAGTCCTACGAAATCGTTAAGTTTGCCACAATTCACCACAACCTATATGGCTAATGAAAGATCTAATTCGGCCTCAGTGGCTTGTTCACCGCCCATACCTAGAGTTCCTACCGTACAATTGACCGAACGCAGTGCATCAGAGGATAATGCGTCCACAACAGCTCAGACTACCCACTCAACGAGCGGCGCCTCGTCATCAACATCGTCTGCAGTGAACGCGAACAAATTTCGCAATTCGAAATCAGTTTCGGCTGTTATGTTAACGGAACGTGGTGGGGGTACATCTGCAAATAGTGGTGGCAGTGGATCGTTTGAACATTTACCAACATTGCGCGTTAGAAACGAGGAACTACAGAGATCAGTATCATCTCCACAg accAATCGGGAGATAATTACATTGGAAAATCCACGTTCTAGTCATTGTCCCGTCATACGACCTGGGCCCGCTTTGGGATGTAATTTCTGTTGGAACACCATCGACGGTCATGGTAGAATTCTGCGACGCAAAACCAAATACCACTGTCCCGAATGTCAAACGAATTTATGCATAGTGCCCTGTTTCCAAGAATATCACGAAcgtttaaataatgaaattgaaGCCGCCTCAGCATCCAACACAAGCACCACTAATACATCGTCAAGAGTAACTAATTCCTCATCAAGCTCCTCAGCCAATACCAGCAGTAATAACAATAATCAGCAACAGGAAACTCGAACGAATGCCCAAACAAGTAATACCACATCTTCTAGCAACCGACATTATACAAAAACGGAaactttttaa
- the BtbVII gene encoding longitudinals lacking protein, isoforms H/M/V isoform X2 — protein sequence MSVQQFCLRWNNHQPNFISVCSSLLHNGTLVDVTLAAEGRQLQAHKIVLSACSSYFQTLFTTNPCQHPIVILKDVQYDDLKTMVDFMYYGEVNVSQEQLPHILKTAEMLKIKGLAEMPTDPANLTKSDSKSSNDATELVGSGGNNGQLGGGGGGGNSGGGSSAGGGNNSSGGLGSSSGGGSVSDSIWGSTESQFQQQQQQQQQQHQQHHQQLQQQQQQQQQHHHQQQQQQQQLHTQLQNSQTQTSQQQQQQQQQQQQHHQQQLRRTPSPLGAGASPATRRKRLRKSSNNGSGERTNSEDHNTSLDAATAGGLTLSQMSQMSFGGAAINSALGGLAAHSLHTAKLLKEASNNDLETNPQDSDSLDDTHGHVHMQIKPEVDMSGVPQSMPLDISGATTPSEHDAPNSQSAHSGLQWTVVEPNYSRFSLSSCPTNLIGNNNNQNTNTNNNNSSSSDQQQQHQQHRQQQEAVASQQHQQQQQQQQQQHLQQLQQYQHQQNAAYSPQIITVSGYTNAAAAAVAAAQNLSPPSPNDGNMVQSVYSQGPTPTQSPVGNTPGSVGGNNMAGGNSANNAIIKRKRSVNPQGDENFIRALEAVRSGGIGFCKAARLYGVNNRTLWLEYKKRGYPVSRPSIKSRVVKQEPNLSPSPTPPGNTTDDTNENYDHMAAAVAAAQTAALNMQIPPTSETPTPSLMCTPHHAGTAAGATTHPTMGVMSFLDTRHMDFPASLHSMSRQRYIDAGAGSGAGAGTINVNPATAMNLQSINFNSI from the exons ATGTCAGtgcaacaattttgtttacgcTGGAATAATCATCAGCCAAATTTCATTTCGGTCTGCTCGTCTCTACTACACAATGGTACATTGGTTGATGTTACACTGGCTGCTGAAGGCAGGCAATTGCAAGCtcacaaaattgttttatcagcATGCAGTTCATATTTTCAG ACCCTCTTTACCACCAATCCCTGTCAACATCCGATCGTTATATTAAAAGACGTGCAATATGATGATCTTAAAACAATGGTCGATTTTATGTATTATGGAGAGGTGAATGTGTCGCAAGAGCAACTGCCGCACATACTGAAGACGGCAGAAATGCTTAAAATAAAAGGTCTCGCCGAAATGCCCACCGATcctgccaatttaaccaaatcTGATAGTAAATCATCAAATGATGCTACAGAGTTGGTGGGTAGCGGTGGCAATAATGGACAGTTAGGTGGTGGCGGCGGTGGTGGTAACAGTGGAGGCGGCAGCAGTGCAGGCGGTGGTAATAACAGTAGTGGTGGTTTGGGCAGTAGTAGTGGCGGTGGCAGTGTCAGCGATTCAATATGGGGTAGTACCGAATCACAAtttcaacagcagcaacaacaacagcaacaacaacatcaacagcatcatcaacagttacaacaacagcagcagcaacaacagcaacaccatcatcaacaacaacagcagcagcaacagttACACACCCAACTGCAAAATAGTCAAACACAAACctcacaacaacagcaacaacaacagcagcagcaacaacaacatcatcagcaaCAGCTACGACGTACACCGTCTCCATTAGGCGCTGGCGCCTCACCAGCTACCAGACGAAAACGTTTAAGAAAATCCTCAAATAATG GATCCGGTGAACGTACTAATTCCGAAGACCATAACACTTCTTTGGATGCAGCCACAGCAGGTGGCCTAACCTTGTCCCAAATGAGTCAAATGTCATTTGGTGGTGCAGCTATAAATAGTGCTCTCGGTGGTTTAGCCGCACACTCCTTGCACACAGCTAAATTACTTAAAGAAGCCTCTAATAATGATTTGGAAACAAATCCCCAAGATTCAGATAGTTTAGATGATACCCATGGACATGTACATATgcaaatt aaACCCGAAGTTGATATGAGCGGAGTGCCACAGTCTATGCCATTGGATATATCGGGTGCCACAACGCCCTCTGAACATGATGCTCCAAATTCACAATCCGCACATTCAG GTTTACAATGGACGGTTGTTGAACCAAATTATTCACGCTTTTCGCTGTCATCCTGTCCCACCAATTTAATTGGCAATAACAACAATCAAAATACAAAtaccaacaataacaacagttCGAGTAGtgatcaacagcaacaacatcagcagcaCCGTCAACAGCAAGAAGCCGTTGCTAGTCAACAgcatcaacaacagcaacagcagcagcaacaacaacacttGCAGCAACTACAACAATATCAGCATCAACAAAACGCTGCTTATTCGCCACAAATCATAACGGTCAGTGGCTATACGAATGCAGCAGCCGCTGCTGTTGCGGCGGCTCAAAACCTGTCACCGCCCTCGCCCAACGACGGCAATATGGTGCAATCAGTATACAGCCAAGGACCAACGCCCACCCAATCACCGGTGGGAAATACCCCGGGCTCTGTAGGTGGTAACAACATGGCCGGCGGCAACTCAGCCAACAATGCCATCATAAAACGTAAGCGTTCGGTTAATCCACAAGGTGATGAAAATTTTATACGGGCCCTGGAGGCAGTGCGTTCGGGAGGTATAGGTTTCTGTAAAGCAGCACGACTGTATGGCGTTAATAACCGCACTTTATGGCTAGAGTACAAGAAGCGCGGTTATCCTGTGTCCAGGCCGAGTATAAAATCACGTGTGGTCAAACAAGAACCGAATCTCTCACCCTCCCCCACACCACCCGGCAATACCACAGACGATACCAATGAGAACTACGATCATATGGCAGCAGCAGTCGCTGCTGCACAAACGGCCGCCCTAAACATGCAAATACCACCGACTTCCGAAACACCCACACCATCACTAATGTGTACACCCCATCATGCTGGCACAGCCGCTGGTGCTACCACACATCCCACAATGGGTGTAATGAGTTTCTTGGATACCCGCCATATGGACTTCCCAGCCAGTCTGCATTCAATGTCGCGTCAACGTTACATTGATGCCGGAGCTGGCAGTGGAGCCGGTGCGGGCACCATCAATGTAAATCCGGCAACGGCAATGAATCTACAGAGTATTAATTTTAACTCGATATAG
- the ND-30 gene encoding NADH dehydrogenase [ubiquinone] iron-sulfur protein 3, mitochondrial, translated as MAALIRNFGLKLITQVGVKNGMSSAATNVGAMRLASSAADGQKADKPTIRKPDEAARTSLSDFGRYVAECMPKYVQKVQLTAGDELEVLIAPEGVVPVLQFLKDHHQAQFSNLIDIAGMDVPTRKYRFEVIYNILSLRYNSRIRVKTYTDELTPLDSCNEVFKAANWYEREIYDMYGVFFANHPDLRRILTDYGFEGHPQRRDFPLSGYVELRYDDEKKRVVCEPLELAQEFRKFDLSAPWEQFPNFRNANPPAEIVEGEKKK; from the exons ATGGCAGCCTTAATCAGAAATTTTGGCTTAAAATTGATTACACAAGTTGGTGTTAAAAATG GTATGTCATCTGCTGCTACAAATGTTGGTGCAATGCGTTTAGCCAGTTCTGCTGCCGATGGACAAAAAGCAGACAAAC CCACAATTCGTAAACCAGATGAGGCTGCGCGTACTAGCCTATCGGATTTCGGTCGTTATGTGGCCGAATGTATGCCCAAATATGTGCAGAAAGTACAACTGACGGCTGGCGATGAATTGGAAGTTCTTATCGCTCCCGAAGGTGTTGTACCAGTACTGCAATTCTTGAAGGATCATCATCAGGCACAGTTTAGTAATCTTATAGATATTGCCGGTATGGATGTACCTACACGTAAATATCGTTTCGAGGTTATCTACAATATTCTTTCATTGCGTTACAACTCTCGCATTCGTGTCAAAACCTACACCGATGAGTTGACTCCGTTGGACTCTTGCAATGAAGTCTTCAAGGCTGCTAACTGGTATGAGCGTGAAATCTATGATATGTATGGTGTATTCTTCGCCAACCATCCCGATTTACGTCGTATTCTTACCGATTATGGTTTCGAAGGACACCCACAACGTCGTGACTTTCCTTTATCTGGTTATGTTGAG ttacGTTATGACGATGAGAAGAAACGTGTTGTCTGTGAACCTTTGGAGTTGGCTCAAGAATTTAGAAAATTCGATTTGTCTGCCCCTTGGGAACAATTCCCTAATTTCCGTAATGCTAACCCTCCTGCGGAGATTGTTGAAGGTGAAAAGAAGaagtaa